GACATACCAGCCTCTACGAGGTGAAGGCGTTCGGCCAGTACCGGCTGGTGGGCAGCACCCGCGACGACGCGGCGGGCGAGGCCTATGACAAGACGGCCCGCATCCTCGGGCTGCCGTACCCGGGCGGGCTGCCCATCGATCAGCTGGCGCGGCAGGGGAACCCGGAGGCCATCCGCTTCCCGCGCGCGCTGCCGGGCGACAGCTTCGACGTGTCCTTCTCCGGCTTGAAGACGGCGGTGTTGCACCACGTGCGGAAGCACGGCGTGCCGGAGGGCCAGGCCCTGTCGGACCTGTGCGCGTCGTTCCAGGAGGCGGTGGCGGACGTGCTGTCGAAGAAGCTCGTGGCCGCCGCGCGCCGGCTGGGCCACCAGCAGCTGGTGCTGTGCGGAGGCGTGGCGGCCAACTCCCGCCTGCGGGCGCTGTGCAAGCAGCGCGCGGAGGAGCGGGGGCTGCGCATGTTCCTGCCGCCGGTGCGGTTGTGCACGGACAATGGCGCGATGATCGCCGTCGCGGGGTATGAGGCGTGGCGTCGGGGCCTGCGTGGGGATTTCCGCCTGGCGGCGGACCCCGCGTGGCGCATGTGAGCGAGGGACATCCGGTGGAATCACCCAGAGACATCCTCAAGCGGCATGGCCTGCGCGCCAAGTACAGCTGGGGCCAGAACTTCCTCGGGGACGAGGACGCCCTGGAGGCCATCGCGGACGCGCTGCACCTGCGCGAGGGCGAGCACGTGGTGGAGCTGGGCCCCGGCCTGGGCCACCTGACGCGCTTCCTCGCCGCGACCGGCGCTCGCGTCACCGCGGTGGAGCGGGACCGGGACATGGTGACGGTGCTGGAGAAGGAGGCCATCCCCGGCGTGCGCGTGGTGGCTGGCAACGCGGCCACGGTGGACTTCGCCCAGGTGGCTGGCGCGCCCGAGGTCGCCGTCGCGGGCAACCTGCCGTATCACCTGACCAGCCCCATCCTCTTCCGGGTGCTGGAGCAGCGATCGCACGTCACGCGCGCCGTCTTCACCCTCCAGAAGGAGGTGGTGGAGCGGCTGGCCGCGGAGCCGGGCTCGCGCGACTACGGCCTGCTCACGGTGCTGCTCGGCCTGCACTTCGACGCGGAGAACGTCCTCACGCTGGAGGCGTGGCGTTTCCACCCGCCGCCGAAGGTGGACTCCGCGGTGCTGTCGCTCACCCGCCGCGCCGCGCCGCGCGCGCCCATCGTCGACGAGGCTCGCTTCACCCGCGTGGTGAAGGCGTCCTTCGCCCAGCGTCGCAAGACGTTGATCAACTCCCTCAAGTCCGACAAGACGCTGGCGCCCCCGGACGTGCTGCTCCAGGCGCTGGAGACGGCGGGCGTCGACCCGCAGCGTCGCGCGGAGACGCTCGCGCCGGAGGAGTTCGCCGCCATCGAGCGCGCGCTCGGTCCGGTGAAGCCGGGTGCTCCCGCGCCCGAGGCCCTGGACGCGGACACCGAGGAGTAGGGAAGGGGCGCGCGTCCGCTACCGGCCGCGCTGCCCGAGCGCCTGGAGCAGGCCGCCCTGCTGCTCCAGGTAGGCGCGGAACTCCGCCTCCGGGATTCGCATCCGCGCGAGCACGCCGCGCAGGATGTCGTCCACGGTGCCGTCCTTGCGCCGCTTGAGCTCCAGGGCCGTCTTCAGGAGGACCACGCCATAGAGCGGATCCGCCTCCACGGTGGGTGGGGCTGGCGCCTTGGGCGCGGTGCTCTGGCGGACTTCCTCCAGTCGCACCACCGTCTTCGCCCGCTGCCTGCCGCTCATGTCCGGAGACCACCCCGCGCACACGCCATGGAATCGCGCGGACCGTAGGGGATGCCCTCCACAGCGTCAAGCGAGCCCTGGGGTTTCCGGTCCACCCACGGCCGCCGAAATTTGCCGGACGCGGGCGGGCCATGTTGTGTTATCCGCGCGTCCGCGTGGCCGCGAGCAGGACGAGCGCGGCGGGTCGCACTGTGCATTCCGGGTCGGGAGGCCTCGGCGGATGGACCAGCGTTACATCGTGGTCGAGGGGCCCATCGGCGTGGGCAAGACGTCTCTCTCCAACATCCTCTCCGAGCGCCTGAGCGCCCGGCGCGTCCTGGAGGTGGTGGAGGAGAACCCGTTCCTCTCCAACTTCTACACGGACCGGCAGAAGTTCGCGTTCCAGACGCAGATCTTCTTCCTGCTGTCGCGCTTCCGTCAGCAGCAGGAGCTGTTCCAGCAGGACCTCTTCCGCTCCGTCACGGTCAGCGACTACCTGTTCGCCAAGGACCGCATCTTCGCCCACCTGAACCTGGACGCCCACGAGCTGGCGCTCTACGAGCGCGTGTTCGAGGCGCTCGGTCCCCGCGTCACCAAGCCCGACGTCGTCGTCTATCTCCAGGCCCGCCTCGACGTGCTCCTGGCGCGCATCAAGAAGCGCGGCCGCGAGTTCGAGCGCAAGTTCGACTCCGGATACCTGGAGGGGCTCGTCCACGCGTACAACAACTTCTTCTTCCACTACACGGAGACCCCGCTCCTGGTCGTGGATACCTCCGATATCGACTTCGTGAACAACGAGGCAGATCGGGAAGACTTGCTGGCGGCCATCCGGAAGGCGAAGCCAGGCACCCAGCACTACGTCCCGAAGGCGTCCCGGCGACCCTGATTCCGGGCTCCTGGCGGGTCGACCGCTCGAAGTCGCCCCATGCGCGGCGCGAGGGCGTTAGAGTGCGGCTGTCGGTCGTACGGCCTCCGGCGATCCCCTCTGGGGACGGCGAGGGGCGTGGGACCGGCGAGGCTGTTCCACCCTTACCCTCAGGAGGTGAACCGTGAAGGACAAGGTCACCATCCACACGCTGAAGCGCTTCAAGCAGATCGGTCAGAAGATCTGCATGGTTACCGCCTACGACGCCACGTTCGCCCACATCCTCGACCAGTCGGGCGCGGACGTGCTGCTCGTGGGTGACTCGCTGGGCATGGTCATCCAGGGGCACGAGTCGACGCTCCCGGTGACGATGGACCAGATGGTCTACCACACGGCCATGGTGACGCGCGGCGCGCGCCGGGCCCATGTCGTCGCCGACCTGCCGTTCATGAGCTACCAGGTCTCCGTCCAGGACGCGGTGCGCAACGCGGGCCGCCTGGTGAGCGAGGGTGGCGCGGGCAGCGTGAAGATGGAGGGTGGCGCCGAGTTCGCCGACGCCGTGCGGGCCATCGTCCGCGCGAGCATCCCCGTGATGGGGCACCTGGGCCTGACGCCCCAGTCGGTGCACAAGATGGGCGGCTATGTCGTCCAGGGGCGCGACGAGGAGCAGGCGCGCAGGATTCTCGACGACGCGCTCGCGCTGGAGGCCGCGGGGGCCTACGCGCTGGTGCTCGAGGGCGTGCCGTTGGAGCTGGCGCGCACGATTACCCAGAGCCTGAGCATCCCCACCATCGGCATCGGCGCGGGACGTCA
This sequence is a window from Myxococcus stipitatus. Protein-coding genes within it:
- the tsaD gene encoding tRNA (adenosine(37)-N6)-threonylcarbamoyltransferase complex transferase subunit TsaD — protein: MLVLGLETSCDETAAAVVEDGRRALSDVVSTQVDIHRRWGGVVPELASRNHIVQVMPVVHEALSRAGKTLDDIDLIAVTSGPGLIGALLVGLQVAKGLSLATGKPFVGANHLEGHLLAIRLLEDAPEPPFLGLVVSGGHTSLYEVKAFGQYRLVGSTRDDAAGEAYDKTARILGLPYPGGLPIDQLARQGNPEAIRFPRALPGDSFDVSFSGLKTAVLHHVRKHGVPEGQALSDLCASFQEAVADVLSKKLVAAARRLGHQQLVLCGGVAANSRLRALCKQRAEERGLRMFLPPVRLCTDNGAMIAVAGYEAWRRGLRGDFRLAADPAWRM
- the rsmA gene encoding 16S rRNA (adenine(1518)-N(6)/adenine(1519)-N(6))-dimethyltransferase RsmA, which encodes MESPRDILKRHGLRAKYSWGQNFLGDEDALEAIADALHLREGEHVVELGPGLGHLTRFLAATGARVTAVERDRDMVTVLEKEAIPGVRVVAGNAATVDFAQVAGAPEVAVAGNLPYHLTSPILFRVLEQRSHVTRAVFTLQKEVVERLAAEPGSRDYGLLTVLLGLHFDAENVLTLEAWRFHPPPKVDSAVLSLTRRAAPRAPIVDEARFTRVVKASFAQRRKTLINSLKSDKTLAPPDVLLQALETAGVDPQRRAETLAPEEFAAIERALGPVKPGAPAPEALDADTEE
- a CDS encoding deoxynucleoside kinase; amino-acid sequence: MDQRYIVVEGPIGVGKTSLSNILSERLSARRVLEVVEENPFLSNFYTDRQKFAFQTQIFFLLSRFRQQQELFQQDLFRSVTVSDYLFAKDRIFAHLNLDAHELALYERVFEALGPRVTKPDVVVYLQARLDVLLARIKKRGREFERKFDSGYLEGLVHAYNNFFFHYTETPLLVVDTSDIDFVNNEADREDLLAAIRKAKPGTQHYVPKASRRP
- the panB gene encoding 3-methyl-2-oxobutanoate hydroxymethyltransferase, translating into MKDKVTIHTLKRFKQIGQKICMVTAYDATFAHILDQSGADVLLVGDSLGMVIQGHESTLPVTMDQMVYHTAMVTRGARRAHVVADLPFMSYQVSVQDAVRNAGRLVSEGGAGSVKMEGGAEFADAVRAIVRASIPVMGHLGLTPQSVHKMGGYVVQGRDEEQARRILDDALALEAAGAYALVLEGVPLELARTITQSLSIPTIGIGAGRHCDGQVLVCYDLLGMNPDFKPKFVKRFANLHGAITDAAGAYFSEVRDGMFPDEEHSFKATKGVRLLAPAPEKGAAAEVQPASEAGEKVGPIYGIPV